One segment of Marvinbryantia formatexigens DSM 14469 DNA contains the following:
- a CDS encoding DUF2304 domain-containing protein, with protein MTLRAQIIIGIILLIGLAAILNMVRKRSLELKYVLVWIVCDIVLLIIIIRPSLMDSIAKILGIQSPMNMIFFVGFLLSIVIIFSLTVALSRMNNRLRKLAQMMALKNDELENSGSSEKKQNKMSGSC; from the coding sequence ATGACACTGAGAGCACAGATTATTATAGGAATTATTTTGCTGATAGGGCTTGCTGCGATACTGAATATGGTCAGAAAAAGGTCATTGGAGCTGAAATACGTGCTGGTCTGGATAGTGTGCGATATCGTCCTGCTGATTATAATTATCCGTCCGAGCCTGATGGATTCTATTGCGAAAATTCTGGGAATCCAGTCTCCGATGAATATGATTTTCTTTGTGGGATTTTTATTATCCATTGTTATTATCTTTTCTCTCACGGTAGCCCTTTCCAGAATGAATAACCGGTTGAGAAAACTGGCTCAGATGATGGCTTTAAAAAATGATGAGCTGGAGAACAGCGGTAGCTCAGAGAAAAAACAGAATAAAATGAGCGGGAGCTGTTAA
- a CDS encoding HU family DNA-binding protein: MNKTELIAAIAKETELSKKDAELAVKAFTDVVTAELKKGEKVQLVGFGTFEVSERAAREGRNPQTGESMSIQASKTPKFKAGKALKDAVNN, encoded by the coding sequence ATGAACAAAACAGAATTAATCGCAGCTATCGCAAAAGAGACTGAGTTATCCAAAAAAGATGCGGAGTTAGCTGTAAAGGCATTTACAGATGTAGTAACTGCTGAACTGAAAAAAGGTGAGAAAGTCCAGCTGGTGGGCTTCGGTACATTTGAGGTATCTGAGAGAGCAGCAAGAGAAGGAAGAAATCCGCAGACTGGTGAGTCAATGAGCATTCAGGCATCCAAAACTCCGAAGTTTAAAGCAGGCAAGGCGCTGAAGGATGCAGTGAACAACTAA
- the yabQ gene encoding spore cortex biosynthesis protein YabQ, translated as MSAVVQQEALFFFVSILTGVFLVWAYDLFRIFRKVVPHHIVAVSIEDLFYWLAVSFIIFGMIFEKNNGALRGYAFVGILLGVWFQYLAEVFFRKIWTKLLKKIRKRGKMSVHGR; from the coding sequence ATGAGCGCGGTCGTGCAGCAGGAGGCGTTGTTTTTCTTCGTCAGCATCCTGACAGGCGTATTTCTTGTCTGGGCATACGATTTGTTCCGGATTTTCCGGAAAGTGGTTCCTCATCATATTGTGGCGGTCAGTATCGAGGATCTGTTTTACTGGCTGGCGGTATCCTTTATTATATTCGGTATGATATTTGAAAAAAATAACGGCGCGCTGCGGGGGTATGCATTCGTGGGAATTCTCCTTGGCGTATGGTTCCAGTATCTGGCAGAGGTTTTTTTTCGGAAGATATGGACAAAACTGTTGAAAAAGATAAGAAAAAGAGGTAAAATGTCAGTGCACGGAAGATAG
- a CDS encoding MazG nucleotide pyrophosphohydrolase domain-containing protein, whose amino-acid sequence MKYSFEDYVEIIKKLRAPDGCPWDRAQTHESLKPCMINETVEALAAIDVWRETGDDSNLCEELGDMLLQVVLQSQIAAEEGLFDISDVLQAACEKMIRRHPHVFTENKELPDWDAIKRAEKAHIPPEVEEAKRRALERAQKDMIRHLENVTAHSN is encoded by the coding sequence ATGAAATACAGCTTTGAAGATTATGTGGAAATCATAAAAAAGCTGCGCGCCCCGGACGGCTGTCCGTGGGACCGCGCGCAGACGCATGAGAGTCTGAAGCCGTGCATGATAAATGAAACGGTGGAGGCGCTTGCCGCCATAGATGTGTGGCGGGAAACGGGCGATGACAGCAACCTGTGCGAGGAGCTTGGGGACATGCTGCTGCAGGTCGTGCTGCAGAGCCAGATTGCCGCGGAGGAGGGGCTGTTTGACATCAGTGATGTCCTGCAGGCGGCGTGCGAAAAAATGATCCGCCGTCACCCGCATGTTTTTACGGAAAACAAAGAGCTGCCAGACTGGGACGCGATAAAACGCGCAGAAAAGGCGCATATTCCGCCTGAGGTGGAGGAGGCAAAGCGTCGGGCGCTGGAGCGGGCGCAGAAGGATATGATACGGCATCTGGAAAACGTTACCGCTCACAGTAACTAG
- a CDS encoding CotS family spore coat protein: MNEKSLKVLEQYEIEVISTRRGRGSYICETNLGKKLLAGCGSSEKKMVFVNRVLEAMRQKGYLYADIAMENREGKLLTTDREEEACILKDWYEGRECDTKSMADVEQTARRLAQLHRMMYLPPEPESDDGNYVGEDLQEEFLRHNRELRKVYAFIRKRKQKNGFEILFLNCFRMFYEQAQEALEQLRGSGYAALREEMCRRGALCHGNFNQHNVWFPGRNQIFVGNFDKCRYDVQETDLYQFMRKIMEKQEWQQNNGYRILDSYDRERTMGKQQRDYLYIRLLYPEKFWKLANQYYNRKKAWVPEKNREKLEALISQQNRRNAFLKTIE, from the coding sequence GTGAACGAAAAAAGCCTGAAGGTATTGGAACAGTATGAAATCGAGGTCATCAGCACAAGGAGAGGACGAGGCTCCTATATCTGCGAGACGAATCTGGGAAAGAAGCTGCTGGCGGGCTGCGGCAGCTCCGAGAAGAAAATGGTATTTGTCAACCGCGTGCTGGAAGCCATGCGGCAGAAGGGGTATCTTTATGCTGATATAGCGATGGAAAACAGAGAAGGAAAGCTCCTGACGACGGACCGCGAGGAGGAAGCCTGCATCCTCAAGGACTGGTATGAGGGGCGCGAGTGCGATACAAAAAGCATGGCGGATGTCGAGCAGACGGCAAGGCGTCTGGCGCAGCTTCACCGGATGATGTACCTGCCTCCGGAGCCGGAGTCAGACGACGGAAATTATGTCGGGGAGGACCTGCAGGAAGAGTTTCTGCGCCACAACCGGGAGCTGCGCAAGGTCTATGCTTTCATCCGGAAGCGGAAGCAGAAGAATGGATTTGAGATTCTGTTCTTAAATTGCTTCCGCATGTTTTACGAACAGGCACAGGAGGCGCTGGAGCAGCTTCGCGGCTCCGGATATGCCGCCCTGCGGGAGGAAATGTGCCGGCGCGGCGCACTCTGCCACGGAAATTTCAACCAGCACAATGTCTGGTTCCCCGGCAGAAACCAGATATTTGTCGGAAACTTTGACAAGTGCCGGTATGACGTCCAGGAGACGGACCTCTACCAGTTTATGCGCAAGATTATGGAAAAACAGGAATGGCAGCAGAATAATGGATACCGGATTCTGGACAGCTATGACCGGGAAAGGACGATGGGAAAGCAGCAGCGTGATTACCTCTATATCCGGCTTTTGTATCCGGAAAAATTCTGGAAGCTTGCCAATCAGTATTACAACCGGAAAAAAGCATGGGTGCCGGAAAAGAACCGGGAAAAGCTGGAGGCTTTAATCAGCCAGCAGAACCGCCGGAACGCGTTTCTAAAAACAATAGAGTGA
- a CDS encoding undecaprenyl-diphosphate phosphatase, with translation MDIIEILKAVLFGIVEGITEWLPISSTGHMILLDEFIKLNVSEEFMEMFLVVIQLGAILAVVVLYFKRLWPFSLKEKYFIKKDTFSMWFKILVACIPAAVVGILFDEKLNELFYNYETVSVALIVFGILFIVIERQNRGMKIKINSVAEITYPVALWIGAFQLIAAVFPGTSRSGATILGAIMIGVSRTVAAEFTFFLAVPVMLGASLLKIVKFGFSFTQMELVLLLVGMVVAFLVSIAVIKLLLGYIRKHDFTVFGWYRIILGVVVLAYFWAQG, from the coding sequence ATGGACATCATCGAAATTTTAAAGGCAGTGCTTTTCGGCATTGTAGAGGGGATTACCGAGTGGCTGCCAATCAGCAGTACCGGACATATGATTCTGCTGGATGAATTCATAAAGCTGAATGTATCAGAAGAGTTTATGGAGATGTTTCTGGTGGTCATCCAGCTCGGCGCGATTCTGGCGGTTGTCGTGCTTTATTTTAAGCGGCTCTGGCCGTTTTCGCTGAAAGAAAAATACTTCATCAAAAAAGACACATTTTCCATGTGGTTTAAGATTCTGGTCGCGTGTATACCGGCGGCGGTTGTGGGAATCCTCTTTGATGAAAAGCTCAACGAGCTGTTTTACAATTACGAGACCGTTTCGGTAGCACTGATAGTGTTCGGTATTCTGTTTATCGTGATTGAGCGGCAGAACCGCGGTATGAAAATAAAGATTAACTCAGTGGCGGAGATTACCTATCCGGTTGCGCTGTGGATTGGAGCATTCCAGTTGATAGCCGCAGTATTTCCGGGAACCTCGCGCTCCGGTGCGACGATTCTGGGTGCGATTATGATTGGCGTTTCCCGCACCGTGGCGGCGGAATTTACCTTTTTCCTGGCGGTGCCTGTCATGCTGGGCGCGAGCCTTTTAAAGATTGTAAAATTCGGCTTTTCGTTCACCCAGATGGAGCTGGTGCTGCTTCTGGTCGGCATGGTCGTGGCATTCCTTGTGTCCATCGCGGTAATCAAGCTGCTGCTTGGCTATATCCGCAAGCACGACTTTACGGTATTTGGCTGGTACCGTATCATTCTCGGCGTGGTCGTGCTGGCATACTTCTGGGCGCAGGGATAG
- the yabP gene encoding sporulation protein YabP: protein MEEKQMQRAHKLVLIGRKTGTVSGISDVLSFDENEIVLDTEMGLLTIKGKNLHISRLTLELGEADLEGKIDSMVYSERGHKKKQEGSLMSRLLR from the coding sequence ATGGAAGAAAAGCAGATGCAGCGTGCGCACAAGCTTGTGCTCATTGGGAGGAAAACAGGGACAGTCAGCGGCATATCCGATGTGCTGTCATTTGATGAGAATGAAATCGTGCTGGATACGGAAATGGGACTTCTTACGATTAAGGGGAAAAATTTGCATATCAGCCGGCTGACGCTGGAGCTGGGGGAGGCGGATCTGGAAGGAAAAATCGACAGCATGGTCTATTCCGAGCGCGGGCATAAAAAGAAACAGGAAGGAAGCCTGATGAGCAGGCTGCTCCGCTGA
- a CDS encoding CCA tRNA nucleotidyltransferase, with the protein MNIILPEQVKHIIGRLEEAGFEAYAVGGCVRDSIIGREPDDWDITTSAKPQQVKALFDRTVDTGIAHGTVTVMLDKTGYEVTTYRIDGEYADSRHPKEVSFTDNLTEDLRRRDFTVNAMAYSESRGLIDVFGGIRDLQEGIIRCVGNAQERFSEDALRILRAVRFSAQLGFSIEEETQAAARNMAGNLKNISAERIQGELVRLLVSPHPEILGKAYELGITAVVLPEFDAMMQTPQHHKHHIYNVGEHTLKALEYSEPDRIIRLAVLCHDFGKPASRTTKDGVDHFYGHPAISEELAGRMLRRLKFDNDTIRKVKALVRLHDAKPPLNDGTAEKLRSGGRAVSERSVRRLVYRCGKELFPALMQVCGADVLAQSDYRKTEKLLLLEQMYDIYEEILQKEECLSLKELAVSGRDLIGAGIAPGKEIGEILERMLEDVLDEPQHNTREYLMDTYVGGRR; encoded by the coding sequence ATGAATATTATTTTACCGGAACAAGTAAAGCATATTATCGGGAGACTTGAGGAGGCGGGCTTTGAGGCGTATGCGGTCGGCGGCTGTGTGCGCGATTCCATTATCGGCAGAGAGCCGGACGACTGGGATATTACCACCTCCGCAAAACCGCAGCAGGTAAAGGCGCTGTTCGACCGGACAGTGGATACGGGCATTGCGCACGGAACCGTGACGGTCATGCTGGATAAAACGGGCTACGAGGTCACCACCTACCGCATCGACGGGGAATACGCCGACAGCCGCCATCCGAAGGAGGTCAGCTTTACCGATAATCTGACGGAGGATTTGCGGCGGCGGGATTTTACGGTCAACGCGATGGCGTACAGCGAATCGCGGGGGCTGATTGACGTGTTCGGAGGCATCCGCGATTTGCAGGAGGGAATCATCCGCTGCGTGGGAAATGCGCAGGAGCGCTTCAGCGAGGATGCCCTGCGCATCCTGCGGGCTGTGCGTTTTTCCGCGCAGCTTGGTTTTTCTATTGAGGAGGAAACGCAGGCTGCCGCCCGGAACATGGCGGGGAATTTAAAAAATATCAGTGCGGAGCGGATTCAGGGAGAGCTGGTCCGTCTGCTTGTGTCGCCGCATCCGGAGATTCTGGGAAAAGCGTATGAGCTTGGCATTACGGCGGTCGTGCTCCCGGAATTTGACGCCATGATGCAGACGCCCCAGCATCATAAGCATCATATTTATAATGTGGGCGAGCATACCCTGAAGGCGCTGGAGTATTCGGAACCCGACAGAATTATCCGTCTGGCGGTGCTCTGTCACGACTTTGGAAAACCGGCGTCACGGACGACAAAGGACGGGGTGGACCATTTTTACGGGCATCCCGCCATCAGCGAGGAGCTGGCGGGAAGGATGCTCCGCAGGCTGAAGTTTGATAACGACACGATTCGCAAAGTAAAGGCGCTGGTGCGTCTGCACGACGCAAAGCCGCCTTTAAATGACGGGACGGCAGAGAAGCTGCGAAGCGGCGGACGCGCCGTCTCTGAGAGGAGTGTGCGCCGCCTGGTGTATCGCTGCGGCAAAGAGCTGTTTCCGGCGCTGATGCAGGTGTGCGGCGCAGATGTGCTGGCGCAGAGCGATTACCGGAAGACCGAGAAGCTTCTGCTGCTGGAGCAGATGTACGATATCTATGAGGAAATTTTACAGAAGGAGGAATGTCTCTCACTGAAGGAGCTTGCCGTCAGCGGCAGGGACCTGATTGGCGCAGGCATTGCTCCCGGAAAGGAAATCGGGGAAATCCTGGAGCGGATGCTGGAGGATGTCCTTGACGAGCCGCAGCACAATACCAGAGAATATCTGATGGATACTTACGTGGGCGGACGGCGGTAA
- a CDS encoding glycosyltransferase family 2 protein — protein sequence MNSKVEYKKNMESVNHSFVICAYKESPYLEECILSLKKQTVKSNIIVVTSTPNSYIENLAAKYHLPYYINTGEGGITQDWNFGYACAKTKYITIAHQDDVYHKDYLATALRMCQDAKKPLIFFSNYYEIREGKPVVKNRLLTIKRIMLLPLCIRIFWKSRWVRRRILSLGSPICCPSVMFVTEHLPEVIFKNGFRACEDWEAWETLSKLPGEFVYSPQMLMGHRIHEDSETSAIIGDNKRSDEEYQMFCKFWPETVAKLILKFYAKGQDSNQL from the coding sequence GTGAATAGTAAAGTTGAGTACAAAAAGAATATGGAAAGTGTGAATCACTCGTTTGTGATCTGTGCCTATAAGGAGAGTCCTTATCTGGAGGAATGCATTCTTTCTCTGAAAAAACAGACTGTAAAGAGCAATATTATAGTTGTAACGTCGACTCCGAACAGTTATATTGAAAATCTGGCTGCGAAATATCATTTACCGTATTATATAAATACGGGAGAAGGAGGAATTACGCAGGACTGGAATTTTGGCTATGCCTGTGCAAAAACAAAATATATTACTATTGCACATCAGGATGATGTGTACCATAAAGACTATCTGGCGACAGCACTGCGTATGTGCCAGGATGCTAAAAAGCCGCTCATATTTTTCAGCAATTATTATGAAATCAGAGAAGGAAAACCAGTGGTAAAAAACCGCCTGCTGACCATTAAAAGAATCATGCTTCTTCCTCTCTGCATACGTATTTTCTGGAAATCGCGGTGGGTACGGCGGCGTATTTTATCGTTGGGTTCTCCAATCTGCTGTCCGTCGGTGATGTTTGTAACGGAGCATCTTCCGGAGGTAATTTTCAAAAATGGTTTTCGCGCTTGTGAGGACTGGGAAGCATGGGAGACATTATCGAAGCTGCCGGGAGAGTTTGTGTATTCTCCGCAAATGCTGATGGGGCATCGTATTCATGAGGATTCGGAGACATCGGCAATTATTGGAGATAATAAACGTTCGGATGAAGAATACCAGATGTTTTGCAAATTCTGGCCGGAAACAGTTGCAAAATTGATTCTGAAGTTTTATGCAAAGGGTCAGGATTCCAATCAACTATAA
- a CDS encoding septum formation initiator family protein, with translation MKKRKKRRGSNRREMICISAVVVVLMCVVFTQSSRLREKNAGYEARIEELNAEIAEESERAEEIEELKEYVKTPEYAGEVARQKLGMVGEDEILFRSDD, from the coding sequence ATGAAAAAAAGAAAAAAACGCAGAGGGAGCAACCGCAGGGAAATGATCTGCATTTCGGCGGTGGTAGTCGTACTGATGTGCGTCGTGTTTACGCAGAGCAGCCGTCTCCGGGAAAAAAACGCCGGTTATGAAGCGCGCATCGAAGAGCTGAATGCAGAGATTGCCGAAGAGAGCGAACGGGCGGAAGAAATAGAAGAATTAAAAGAATATGTCAAAACGCCGGAATATGCCGGAGAAGTTGCCAGACAGAAGCTTGGCATGGTCGGAGAGGATGAAATCCTGTTCCGCTCAGACGACTGA
- a CDS encoding DUF4367 domain-containing protein, giving the protein MQSDNLRQKLKQDFPQMPPEIHNIIGQEVNRQLTSSPRRSSAKQRLLFFILAAALLLGTVAFAGLQFYQLYVENEGTYGRKIHVEGNVGRDEADSSEASDTTNSGAAGTSDAGRTDTNGSGATDTDGARSWLQFHYIPEGMGLDYNGFKLHFADSSWAISVFQIPLEADTSTESLVLSENYVTFSEELEIGNHQAVYLTLQNTSDTPTGLSENSAPGARQKIYMLCPEAETVLEAVASPEVSKDELIKVLENIELTATHKSPADQNTADETGISLIEAAVNLFKALLPEPESKDSPVQTSFTAEEIAQMPSTGEPVSVPCGADTANRQNDVTNDITAEVIRVQVADDLSLLEVPAYIPSWWSDVTDENGKLKPNEISYIRRGDGVRTLDEVLKTEFIPQKLVFVTVAYTNTGSETLKNICFFITPCAIAEKNGSYSLYTDSTELRSDLYNHRATPGNTATENSGGQNDAAAGNSGGLTCDYSHFTGAASFSMPYFAPHGGTQRHGGNYITELKPQETIFIHAAAIINADELPYLFLNLNAVTGNDYYETFSQRYVDIRSDISFSQ; this is encoded by the coding sequence ATGCAATCTGATAATCTGAGACAGAAATTAAAACAGGATTTTCCGCAAATGCCGCCGGAAATCCACAACATAATCGGACAGGAAGTAAACCGGCAGCTTACTTCCTCACCGCGCCGCAGCAGCGCAAAACAGAGACTACTGTTTTTCATCCTCGCCGCAGCGCTGCTGCTCGGAACTGTTGCCTTTGCTGGGCTGCAGTTTTACCAACTCTATGTAGAAAATGAGGGTACCTATGGAAGAAAAATCCACGTCGAAGGGAATGTCGGAAGAGACGAAGCGGATAGCTCTGAGGCATCTGATACAACTAATTCCGGAGCGGCTGGCACAAGCGATGCTGGACGGACCGATACGAATGGTTCCGGAGCAACTGATACGGATGGCGCTCGCAGCTGGCTGCAGTTTCATTATATTCCGGAAGGCATGGGACTGGATTACAATGGATTTAAGCTGCATTTTGCAGATTCTTCCTGGGCAATTTCTGTTTTTCAGATCCCGCTGGAAGCAGATACTTCCACCGAAAGTCTTGTCCTGTCGGAAAACTATGTTACATTCAGCGAAGAGCTGGAAATCGGAAATCATCAAGCTGTCTATCTGACGCTTCAGAATACCTCTGACACTCCCACCGGTCTGTCAGAAAACAGCGCACCGGGCGCGCGCCAGAAGATTTATATGCTGTGCCCGGAAGCAGAAACAGTTCTGGAGGCGGTTGCCTCCCCGGAGGTTTCAAAGGATGAGCTTATAAAAGTACTGGAAAATATTGAGCTGACTGCAACGCACAAAAGCCCCGCTGACCAGAATACAGCGGATGAAACCGGCATTTCTCTCATAGAAGCCGCAGTAAATCTGTTTAAAGCTTTGCTGCCGGAGCCAGAGAGCAAAGATTCCCCGGTTCAGACATCCTTTACCGCAGAAGAAATAGCGCAGATGCCTTCCACCGGAGAACCTGTTTCCGTTCCCTGCGGAGCAGATACGGCAAACAGGCAAAATGATGTAACAAATGATATTACCGCAGAGGTAATACGCGTACAGGTTGCCGATGACCTCAGCTTATTAGAGGTTCCTGCATACATTCCCTCCTGGTGGTCGGATGTCACCGATGAAAACGGAAAGCTGAAGCCAAATGAAATCAGCTACATCAGACGCGGCGACGGCGTCCGGACTCTGGATGAAGTTCTTAAAACAGAATTTATCCCACAAAAGCTGGTTTTTGTAACCGTCGCTTACACCAATACCGGCTCTGAAACGCTGAAAAATATCTGTTTCTTTATTACGCCCTGCGCTATTGCAGAGAAAAACGGCAGTTATTCCCTGTATACAGATTCCACCGAGCTGCGCAGTGATTTATATAATCATCGCGCCACTCCGGGCAATACGGCAACGGAAAACTCTGGCGGACAGAATGATGCGGCAGCGGGAAACTCCGGCGGGCTCACCTGCGATTACAGTCATTTCACCGGTGCCGCCAGCTTCTCAATGCCCTACTTTGCCCCGCATGGTGGAACCCAGCGGCATGGCGGCAATTATATTACCGAACTGAAGCCACAGGAAACCATTTTCATCCATGCCGCCGCCATCATCAATGCTGATGAGCTGCCATATCTTTTTCTGAATCTGAATGCCGTCACCGGCAACGACTACTACGAAACATTTTCGCAGCGGTATGTGGATATCCGAAGCGATATATCTTTTTCGCAATAA
- a CDS encoding RNA-binding S4 domain-containing protein — MRLDKFLKVSRLIKRRTVANEACDAGRVLVNGRTAKASVNIKEGDIIEIQFGTKSVKVEVLNVQETVRKEEAQEMYRYL; from the coding sequence ATGAGATTAGATAAGTTTTTAAAGGTTTCCCGCCTGATTAAGCGGCGGACGGTTGCAAACGAGGCGTGCGACGCCGGGCGCGTACTGGTAAACGGCAGGACGGCGAAAGCTTCTGTCAATATAAAAGAGGGCGATATTATAGAGATCCAGTTTGGCACGAAGAGCGTGAAGGTGGAAGTGCTCAATGTTCAGGAGACAGTGCGCAAGGAGGAAGCGCAGGAGATGTACCGGTATCTGTAA
- a CDS encoding RNA polymerase sigma factor, whose product MKKEQLGELILAASDTMYHIAKSLLYEDADCADAIQEAIVKAFSKYHTLKNDAYAKTWLIRILINECYRILRRKSRTVPMEMPLQDQPSTPATDYSELYEALSALPDDMRLTVALYYLEGYSVRETAALLKVSESAIKNRLSRARAKLRRTLDERED is encoded by the coding sequence ATGAAGAAAGAACAGCTTGGAGAACTGATTCTGGCAGCTTCCGACACGATGTATCATATTGCAAAGTCGCTTTTGTATGAGGATGCCGACTGTGCGGACGCCATCCAGGAAGCCATCGTGAAGGCGTTTTCCAAATATCACACTTTAAAAAATGATGCTTATGCAAAGACCTGGCTGATACGTATCTTAATCAATGAATGCTACCGCATTCTGCGCCGGAAAAGCCGTACCGTTCCGATGGAGATGCCGCTTCAGGACCAGCCATCTACACCGGCGACGGATTATTCTGAGCTTTATGAGGCACTCTCCGCCCTGCCGGATGATATGCGGCTCACCGTCGCACTTTATTATCTGGAGGGCTACAGCGTCCGAGAGACCGCAGCGCTGCTGAAGGTTTCCGAAAGTGCTATAAAAAACCGTCTGTCCCGTGCACGCGCAAAACTGCGCCGGACATTGGATGAAAGGGAGGACTAA
- a CDS encoding glycosyltransferase family 2 protein has product MKKLVIIPAYNEQGSILETIEDIKNNAPGFDYLVVNDCSKDNTLGLCRNHGIHVLDLPINLGIGGAVQTGYLYAFQNGYDVAVQFDGDGQHDARFLQMMADTLEKENLDMVIGSRFIDNEGFQSSTLRRFGIRFFAFLLKVLFGTKITDATSGMRMCNRRVMELFIKDYPKDYPEPETAARLLRHKYKVKEVPVIMRERLAGVSSISPGKSAYYMIKVSLAILIERLR; this is encoded by the coding sequence ATGAAAAAGCTTGTTATCATTCCTGCTTACAATGAGCAGGGAAGTATATTAGAGACAATAGAAGATATAAAAAATAATGCACCGGGTTTCGACTATTTAGTTGTCAATGACTGCTCAAAGGACAATACCCTGGGGCTGTGCAGAAACCACGGAATTCATGTGCTGGATCTGCCGATTAATCTTGGAATTGGCGGAGCTGTGCAGACTGGATATCTGTATGCGTTTCAAAACGGGTATGACGTGGCGGTACAATTTGACGGGGATGGTCAGCATGATGCCAGATTTTTGCAGATGATGGCTGATACTCTGGAAAAAGAAAATCTTGATATGGTAATCGGCTCGCGTTTTATTGATAATGAAGGGTTTCAGTCTTCGACTCTGCGTAGATTCGGAATCCGTTTTTTTGCTTTTTTGTTGAAAGTATTGTTTGGAACGAAAATAACGGATGCTACTTCGGGTATGCGGATGTGCAACCGGAGAGTGATGGAGCTGTTTATTAAGGATTATCCCAAAGACTATCCGGAACCAGAGACAGCGGCAAGATTGCTGAGACATAAATATAAAGTAAAGGAAGTACCGGTAATTATGCGGGAACGCCTGGCTGGAGTATCTTCTATTTCTCCTGGAAAATCTGCTTACTATATGATAAAGGTAAGCCTGGCGATTTTGATTGAACGGTTACGCTGA